From Rutidosis leptorrhynchoides isolate AG116_Rl617_1_P2 chromosome 3, CSIRO_AGI_Rlap_v1, whole genome shotgun sequence, a single genomic window includes:
- the LOC139901166 gene encoding uncharacterized protein: MKETDKLKKLARLFLEEIVSRHGVPVSIISDRDSRFTSRFWQSLQDALGTRMDMSTAYHPQTDVIIQASMLHHLRHFMEESVDLQTVSPWKGVIRFSKRGKLNPRYVGPFEISKRIGPVAYRLDLPPQLSEVHNTFNMLNLKKCLAEEDLTIPLEEIQIDEKLHFIEEPIEVMDRGVKRLKQSNISIVKIRWNAHRGPEFT, translated from the exons atgaaggAAACTGACAAGCTTAAGAAGCTTGCACGACTATTTTTGGAGGAGATTGTATCGAGACATGGAGTTCCAGTGTCCATCATCTCAGATCGGGATAGTCGTTTCACGTCTAGATTCTGGCAATCGTTGCAAGATGCACTGGGGACTCGAATGGATATGAGTACCGCCTATCACCCACAGACGGATG ttatcattcaagcaTCAATGCTGCACCATTTGAGGcattttatggaagaaagtgtagatctccaaaCT gtatcaccttggaaaggcgtaatACGATTTAGTAAGAGAGGGAAGCTAAACCCGAGATATGTTGGTCCATTCGAGATATCCAAACGAATTGGACCAGTGGCCTATCGGTTGGATCTGCCACCACAGCTTAGCGAGGTGCACAACACTTTCAACATgttgaatttgaagaagtgtttagctGAAGAAGATCTCACCATCCCTCTGGAAGAGATCCAAATCGATGAAAAGCTGCACTTTATCGAAGAACCTATAGAGGTTATGGACCGCGGGGTCAAACGTTTGAAGCAGAGCAACATTTCAATCGTTAAGATTCGTTGGAACGCtcatagaggaccagaattcacttga